Genomic segment of Umezawaea sp. Da 62-37:
CATCGAGGCCGACCTGGTGGTGGACGCCACCGGGCGCGGCAGCCGGACGCCCGAATGGCTGACCGCGCTCGGCGGGACCGCACCCGCCGAGGAGGTGCTGGAGACCGGGAGGGCTTACGCCACTTGCGTCTTCGAGACCGACGACGCCGGATCCCCGGATCAGGTAAGGGGTTTCTACATCGTCCCCGACGCGGCCCAGCCATTCGGCGCGATCATCCTGCCCGCCGAGGGCGACCGCTGGATGGTCACGCTGTCCGGGCCGCGGGGGCAGGCCCCGCCCACCGATCCGGCGGGCTTCGTCGACTTCGCCACCTCCCTGCCCCACGACGCCCCGCACAAGTGGCTCAGCACCGCGCGTCCGCTCAGCCGTCCCGTCGGGTACCGGCACACCGCGAACCGGCGGCGGCGCTACGACCTCGCGGCCCGCGACCGCACCGGGCTCCTCGTCGTCGGGGACGCGCTGTGCATGTTCAACCCGGTCTACGGCCAGGGCCTCTCGGTGGCGGCGCTGAACGCCGTCGCCCTCGACCGCGCCCTGGCCAAGCCCGACGTCCCCTCGGCGCACGTCCTGCAGCGCAAGGTCCTGCGGTCCTCGAACGGGGCGTGGGACGTCGCCACCGGCGCCGACAGCCCGATGCCGGGAGCCACCGGCGACGCGGTGCGCTCCGGGTTCGTCGACCGGCTCCTGAACCGGTACCTGGAACGCGTGCGTGTCCGGGTGCCCGGCGATACGGTGGTGTGCCGGGCCTTCCGGGACGTCCTGTTCCTCCTCGAGCCCCCCAGCAGTCTGCTCACCTCACCGCAGGTCGTCCTCCGGACGCTGCTGCGCCCCGCGATCCCGACGCCGCCCGACCTCCCCACACCGTGAAGCGCCACACCGCGGTCCCCTGCACCCACTTTGTGACCATCGCTGCCCCCACCGTGGAGGTTCAACCCATGCGACGCACCAGCGCACCCGGCCACCGGCAGGTGGGCCGAACGGCCCACGATCCCGCTTCCCCAACGGAACCCACGACGTCCCGAGCGGCGGTGGCCCGATGACCGCGGCACCGATCAGGATGCTGCCCGCCGCCCTCGACACCGGCATGGCGATGGTCGCCCCCGTCCTGCGCGAAGCGGTGCAGCACTACCTGTGCCCCGAGATGGAGCGGGTCGCCCAGTACCACCAGGGCTGGGCCGACGCCGACGGCAGGCCCACCGGCGCCTGGGGCGGCAAGCTCGTCCGCCCCGCGCTGGCCCTGCTGTCCGCCCGCGCCGCGGGGAGCACGCCGACCGCCGGTGTGCCCGCCGCGGTCGCGATGGAGCTGGTGCACAACTTCTCCCTGCTGCACGACGACATCATGGACGGCGACACCGACCGCCGGGGCCGGGCGACGGCGTGGACGCTCTTCGGCGTGCCCAAGGCGATCCTGGCGGGCGACGCGCTGCTGACGGCGGCGACGGCCGTGCTGCTCGACTCCGACGGCGCGGGCGCCCGCTCGGCCGCGGTGTCGCTGATGACCTCGACCCAGCGCATGATCAGCGGCCAGGTCTCCGACGTCGACTTCGAGCGGCGCGAGGACGTGACGCTGACCGAGTGCCTGAAGATGGCGGGCGACAAGACCGGTGCGCTGCTGGCCTGCGCCAGCTCGCTGGGCGCCGACCTCGTCGGCGCGGACCCGATGCTCGTCAAGCGGCTCAACGCGTTCGGCGAGCACGTCGGGCTCGCGTTCCAACTCGTCGACGACATGCTGGGGATCTGGGGCGAGCCCGAGCGCACCGGCAAGCAGGTCGGAGCCGACCTGCGGGCCCGCAAGAAGTCCCTGCCCGTGGTGAAGGCGCTCAACGCGCCGAGGTCGGGGGAGCTGGCCGCCCTCTACTTCGGCGCGGAACCCCTCACCGAACAGCAGGTCGCGCGCGTGACCGTCCTCGTGGAGCTCTCGGGGGCGAGGGACTGGGCGGAGAACGAGGCCGCGCGGCAGATCGCCTCCGCGCAGGAGTGCCTCGACAGCTCGGGGATCGAGGACGAGGTGCGCGAGGACTTCCTGGAGATCGCCGCGTTCATCACCGGCAGGCGGTTCTGACCGCCGTTCCACCGGTACCGCCCGGAAGGCCGACGGGATCGTCGGCCTTCCGGGCGGGATGACCCAGCACGGACGGGGTCCGGTCGCCCACCGGTGCCGCGACTTCCCGGAAGCCGCCGCACCGACCACGGACAGCCGGACCTGACCACCGCTACACCCATGCGCCCGGAGAGCCGACGGGGTCGTCGGCTCTCCGGGCGGCATGACCGCGCGCCCGACAAGGGCGCCGGACCCGGACGCCCATCGGCGCGCGTCCGGATGACCACCACCACTGCCGCCCGACCGGACCCCCGTCCGGTCGGGCGTCGGCGAACGTGATGAAGCCCGGCCGGGCACCGGCCGCGGCGGCTCGTCGACTCAGCAGGGCGAGCGGGGCACACCGCGGGCCCCGAACCACGTGATCCGAAGGGTCCGACATGCTCACGCGTCCGCGGGGTACCGGTGTGCTCGCACTCTCACCGGGCAGACTCGCCCTGCTCGCCCTCCTCCATTCCGCCGTCGTCACGTGGGTGCTGTCCGCACGGGTTCCCGCGGGCATGACCCCCGCGGGCCGGTCGGTGACCGCGGCGGCCGGGCTCGGCCACCACGGCCAGTCCGCCGTGCCCGGCCCGCCGCCCATCTGCGCCGAGCCGCTGCCCCACCTCGTCGGCACCGCGGTGCTCGCGGCGCACGTGGCCATGGTGCTGCTCGTCGGGTGCGTCCTGCTGGTCCGCGAAGTGCTGCGGCGCAGGGGGAAGCCGCACGACTCGCTGCCGGTCCGGTTCGGCTTCGCCGCGCTCACCGGTGTGGCCGCCGTCGTGATGACACCGCTCGTCGCGTCGATCAGCCTCGGCGTCCTCCCCTCGTTCCGGCAGTTCCTGGTCGACGCGGCGGTGGTCGGGCGCTACGCGTTCCTGCTCGCGCTCGTCCTGACCGTCCTCATCGGACTCCCGTGGCGACTCCACCTGCCCTCCCCCGCCCCATTCCCCTTGTCCTGACCGAAAGGACCCACCATGGTCACCCGACGAAGCCTCATGAAGCTCACCGGGCTGGGCGGCGCGGTCGCGCTGCTCCCGGCCGAACGAGCCATCGCGGCGCTGATGCCGACCGTGACGGCGACGCCGTTCTCCGCGCCGCTGCCGATCCCCCCGGTGGCCAGACCCGTCCGCCAGACGGCGACCACCGACTTCTACAACGTGGCGATAGGCGAGACCACCGCGGAGGTCTTCCCCGGCGTGCGGACGAAGGTGTTCACCTACAACGGGAACTTCCCGGCCGCGACCATCGTCGCGCGGCGCGGCCGCGAGGTCTCCGTCACGCACACCAACTCGTTGACCGCGCCGACCGTCGCCCACCTGCACGGCGCGCACGTGGCCGCCTCCAGCGACGGCTACCCCATGGACGTCATCAACCCCGGCGGCAGCCGCGAGTACCGGTACCCGAACGCGCAACTGGGCGGGACGTTCTGGTACCACGCCCACGCGCACCACACCGAGGCCGAGCAGGTCTACCGCGGCCTTGCCGGGTTCTACCTGCTGAAGGACGACCAGGAAACCGCGTTGGGGCTGCCCGGCGGCGACTACGACGTGCCGCTGATGGTGCGGGACGCGCACTTCGACGACGCGGGCCAGCTCGTCTACGTCAACGGCGACTTCAACGCCAGGACGACGCTGCTGGTCAACGGCAAGCCGCAGCCCTACTTCCAGGTCGCGGCGCGCAAGTACCGGCTGCGCTTCGTCAACGGCTCCAACGAGCGCGCGTTCCGGCTCAAGCTCGCCGACGGGTCGGCGATGACCCTGATCGGCTCCGACGGCGGCCTGCTGCCCGCGCCGATCACCGCGTCGAGCTTCGACCTGTGGCCGGGCGAGCGCGTGGAGGTCGTCGTCGACTTCTCCCGCTACGCGGTCGGCACCAAGGTGGTGCTGGGCAACGACCTCGGCGAGGTGGACAGCACGAAGTCGGTGATGCGCTTCGACGTCGTGCGCACCGCCACCGACACGAGCAGGGTGCCGTCGGTGCTGCGCGCGCTGCCGAACCTGGGCACGGCCACCGTCACCCGCGACATCCAGCTCAAGCTCGACCTGTCGACCGGCGCGTTCCAGTTCGACGGCAAGGTCTTCGACTCCACCAGGGTCGACCAGCACATCAAGCTCGGCACCACCGAGATCTGGCGGATCACCAACGCCGACACCGCACCCGCCATCCCCCACAACCTGCACCTGCACCTCGTCCAGTTCCAGGTGCTCGACCGCGCGGGTGTCGCGGTCGGCGGCCACGAGACCGGGTTGAAGGACACCGTGACCGTCCCGCCCGGCGCGACCGTGCGCATCAAGGTCCGGTTCGACGGGTTCGAGGGGCGGTACGTGTACCACTGCCACATGCTCGACCACTCGGCCACCGGGATGATGGGCCAGATGGAGATCACCCGATAACGGACAAGCCGGGCGGCGACCACCCGCCGCCCGGCCTTCCGGCATGCGTTGCAGCACGTCCCGACCGCGACCGGACGCGGCACGATCTAGGGTGTCGGCATGATTTTCTACACGGACGAGGAGAGCCGGACGCTGCGAACGGCGGTCTACGGCGCGATGGTGCTCGTGTCACACGCCGACCCCGGCCCCGTGGCCGAGGAGCGCTTCGCAGGCCTGCGCGCCATGGTGAAACTCCCGGAGGAACTCCGCCACGTCCTCAACTCCGCCCGTGTCCGCCTGCCGGAGGGATCGGACTCCGAACTGGAGACCAGGGTCCTCGAGGCGCTCCGGCGCTCGGTCAGGCTCCTGGCCGCCAAGTCACCCGAGGACGCCGCGGCGTTCCCGGTGGCCGTGGTCGCCATCTGCGAGGAGGTCGCCACGGCCGACGGCGAGGTCGTCGACACCGAGGACGAGATGATCACCAAGGTTCGGGCCGCGATGGCGGAGTAGGCGGCGGGCCGTCCGCCGCGCACGCGGCGGACGAACCCCGTGGGTACTCGGAGACGTCCGCACAAGGCGTCGACTCCGCCACCGACCCGGACGATCCCGCGTCCGGGTCGTTCTCGTGGGTGCCCGGCCCGCCTAGTCGCGGCAGCGGCCGGTCACGCCTTCGGCGCGCTGCTCCCACCGGGGCCGTCGGACGGACCCGCCGGGGCCGCCGCGCGCCGGTCCAGGATCGCCAGGGTGCTTTCACACCACCGGATCGTCGCCTGCTCCAGCGATCGGCCGCCCATGAGGGTCAGGTAGGGCCCGACGCGGTCGGACCGGACGAGGAACTCCTCCTCCGTCCGGTTGTCGAGCAGCCGCGCGCGGAGCCGGTCGTAGCGCGCCAGTTTGGCCCGCGCCCACTCCAGGCGTTCCCGCACGGCCGCCCGGACCGCCCGCGGGTCGCCCGCGTCGACGGCCTGGACCTTGATCAGCAGGTCGTCGCGCAGCGCAGCGGGCTTGGCCGGTTCGGCGGTGAAGGCGTGCAGTTCGCGCCTGCCCGCGTCGGTGAGCGTGAACAGGCGCTTGTTGGGACGGCGTTCCTGCTGGACGACCCGTGCCGCGATCAGGCCGTCGACCTCCATCCGCTCGAGTTCGCGGTAGAGCTGCTGCGGCGACGTGATCCAGAAGTTGGCGACCGAGGCGTCGAAGCGCTTGGCCATGTCGTACCCCGACGCCTCGCCTTCCAGGAGCGCGGCCAGGACCGCGTTGCGCAGAGCCATCTGGACAAGGTAGCAGCACGGTGATTAATGTCCGATGGGACTAGTCAACAAATTGCCCATGGAGAACCGATGCACCCGTTCCGCAAGGCCGTGGAAGCGCGCGACCAGACCGCGATCGAGGCCCTGCTGGCCGACGACGTCGTCTTCACCAGCCCTGTCGCGTTCACCCCCTACCCCGGCAAGCCGGTCACCGCCGCGATCCTGCGCGCCGTCATGCGCGTCTTCCAGGATTTCCGCTACGTCCGCGAGATCGGCGCCCCCGACGGCCCCGACCACGTCCTGGTCTTCACGGCCCGCGTCGGCGAGCGGGAGATCCACGGGTGCGACATCCTGCACGTGAACCCCGAGGGCCTGATCGACGACCTCACCGTCATGGTCCGCCCGCTGTCCGCCGCGAAGGCGTTGTCGGAGGCGATGGGGGCGCAGTTCGAGCGGATCACCAAGGAGGCTACGGGCGGGTGACCGGTCCCCCGC
This window contains:
- a CDS encoding PadR family transcriptional regulator, with the protein product MALRNAVLAALLEGEASGYDMAKRFDASVANFWITSPQQLYRELERMEVDGLIAARVVQQERRPNKRLFTLTDAGRRELHAFTAEPAKPAALRDDLLIKVQAVDAGDPRAVRAAVRERLEWARAKLARYDRLRARLLDNRTEEEFLVRSDRVGPYLTLMGGRSLEQATIRWCESTLAILDRRAAAPAGPSDGPGGSSAPKA
- a CDS encoding multicopper oxidase family protein, which translates into the protein MVTRRSLMKLTGLGGAVALLPAERAIAALMPTVTATPFSAPLPIPPVARPVRQTATTDFYNVAIGETTAEVFPGVRTKVFTYNGNFPAATIVARRGREVSVTHTNSLTAPTVAHLHGAHVAASSDGYPMDVINPGGSREYRYPNAQLGGTFWYHAHAHHTEAEQVYRGLAGFYLLKDDQETALGLPGGDYDVPLMVRDAHFDDAGQLVYVNGDFNARTTLLVNGKPQPYFQVAARKYRLRFVNGSNERAFRLKLADGSAMTLIGSDGGLLPAPITASSFDLWPGERVEVVVDFSRYAVGTKVVLGNDLGEVDSTKSVMRFDVVRTATDTSRVPSVLRALPNLGTATVTRDIQLKLDLSTGAFQFDGKVFDSTRVDQHIKLGTTEIWRITNADTAPAIPHNLHLHLVQFQVLDRAGVAVGGHETGLKDTVTVPPGATVRIKVRFDGFEGRYVYHCHMLDHSATGMMGQMEITR
- a CDS encoding FAD-dependent monooxygenase, with amino-acid sequence MRAHSPSSPLGHVVILGGSMAGLLAAHVLSRHAERVTVLERDNYDAGSGPRSGVPQSRHTHVLLTSGMNALDELLPGVVRELEDAGAPNLSIPADLGVWQAGQWVSRANASRPVMTGSRPLLDHVVRGRVLADPRIDVLTSTEATGFLGGPDRITGVSVRGRGTDHQEHDGIEADLVVDATGRGSRTPEWLTALGGTAPAEEVLETGRAYATCVFETDDAGSPDQVRGFYIVPDAAQPFGAIILPAEGDRWMVTLSGPRGQAPPTDPAGFVDFATSLPHDAPHKWLSTARPLSRPVGYRHTANRRRRYDLAARDRTGLLVVGDALCMFNPVYGQGLSVAALNAVALDRALAKPDVPSAHVLQRKVLRSSNGAWDVATGADSPMPGATGDAVRSGFVDRLLNRYLERVRVRVPGDTVVCRAFRDVLFLLEPPSSLLTSPQVVLRTLLRPAIPTPPDLPTP
- a CDS encoding nuclear transport factor 2 family protein; amino-acid sequence: MHPFRKAVEARDQTAIEALLADDVVFTSPVAFTPYPGKPVTAAILRAVMRVFQDFRYVREIGAPDGPDHVLVFTARVGEREIHGCDILHVNPEGLIDDLTVMVRPLSAAKALSEAMGAQFERITKEATGG
- a CDS encoding polyprenyl synthetase family protein, whose protein sequence is MTAAPIRMLPAALDTGMAMVAPVLREAVQHYLCPEMERVAQYHQGWADADGRPTGAWGGKLVRPALALLSARAAGSTPTAGVPAAVAMELVHNFSLLHDDIMDGDTDRRGRATAWTLFGVPKAILAGDALLTAATAVLLDSDGAGARSAAVSLMTSTQRMISGQVSDVDFERREDVTLTECLKMAGDKTGALLACASSLGADLVGADPMLVKRLNAFGEHVGLAFQLVDDMLGIWGEPERTGKQVGADLRARKKSLPVVKALNAPRSGELAALYFGAEPLTEQQVARVTVLVELSGARDWAENEAARQIASAQECLDSSGIEDEVREDFLEIAAFITGRRF